Proteins encoded within one genomic window of Oncorhynchus masou masou isolate Uvic2021 chromosome 1, UVic_Omas_1.1, whole genome shotgun sequence:
- the LOC135541196 gene encoding neuropeptide Y receptor type 1-like, producing MEVSHMNNSSHHAWWKEMPWGDTDECPTSMSGTTFLIVAYSALIGVGLIGNICLVFVITRQKEMRNVTNIFIANLSISDILMCIVCLPVTIIYTLMDRWILGEALCKVTPFVQCISVTVSVFSLVLIAMERHQLIIHPTGWKPVVGHSYLAVAITWLVACFISLPFLSFNVLTNSPFQNISLPFNPFTDHFICMERWPSEHKRLAYTTSLLLFQYCLPLILILVCYLRIFLRLRRRKYMVERTRDNRQKKAKGSKRINAMLASIVAVFALCWLPLNIFNTVFDWNHQAIPSCQHDIIFSACHLTAMASTCVNPIIYGFLNSNFQKELKSTLYRCRCWGAPESYESFPLSIVSTEVTKGSILSKGSISMNV from the coding sequence ATGGAGGTGTCCCATATGAACAATAGTAGTCATCACGCCTGGTGGAAAGAGATGCCATGGGGCGACACAGATGAGTGCCCCACCTCCATGAGTGGCACAACCTTCCTGATAGTTGCCTACAGTGCACTGATTGGGGTGGGCCTTATCGGTAACATCTGCCTGGTGTTTGTCATCACACGGCAGAAGGAGATGAGGAATGTCACCAACATATTCATCGCCAACCTGTCAATTTCTGACATACTCATGTGCATCGTGTGCCTGCCAGTCACCATCATCTACACCCTAATGGATCGCTGGATCTTGGGGGAGGCACTCTGTAAGGTCACACCCTTTGTCCAGTGCATCTCTGTCACagtctctgtcttctccctcgtCCTCATAGCCATGGAGCGCCACCAACTCATCATCCACCCCACTGGATGGAAGCCTGTTGTGGGCCACTCCTACCTGGCTGTAGCCATCACCTGGCTGGTGGCCTGCTTCAtctctctgcctttcctctcCTTCAACGTACTCACCAACAGTCCTTTCCAGAACATTAGCCTCCCCTTCAATCCCTTCACTGACCACTTCATCTGTATGGAGCGGTGGCCCTCAGAGCACAAACGACTGGCCTACACCACTTCCCTGCTGCTCTTCCAGTACTGTCTTCCCCTCATCCTCATCCTGGTCTGCTACTTGCGCATCTTCCTGCGTCTCAGACGGAGAAAATACATGGTGGAGCGAACCAGGGACAACCGCCAGAAGAAGGCCAAGGGGTCAAAGAGGATCAATGCCATGTTGGCCTCCATCGTGGCAGTGTTTGCCCTCTGCTGGCTCCCGCTCAACATCTTCAACACCGTGTTTGACTGGAATCACCAGGCCATCCCATCCTGCCAGCATGACATAATCTTCTCTGCCTGCCACCTCACAGCCATGGCCTCTACTTGTGTCAACCCCATCATCTATGGCTTTCTCAACAGTAACTTCCAGAAAGAGCTCAAATCTACCCTATACCGCTGCCGCTGCTGGGGGGCACCAGAGAGTTATGAGAGCTTCCCTCTCTCTATTGTCAGCACAGAGGTCACTAAGGGGTCGATCTTGAGCAAAGGATCGATCAGCATGAATGTATAG